The sequence below is a genomic window from Synechococcus sp. PCC 7335.
GAGTATGGCACAGACTTCTTGCCAAACATTTTGCTGAATCTTTTTTGCTAAACGGGCTAGATACAAAGGTGTCTTCTCTGTCTATTGTTCTCCTAATTTCCTTCTAAGAAGCTGCTCTATTCTCTCGTTATCTAGAAACTAGAAGATATAAAACTAGAAGATAAATATCTCACCAACGTATGTTTAGCATCATGCCTCTGGAGTTTCTGAAAGCCGGCTACCACATTGAGCGCAGAAGCGATCGCGTGCGCCTACCGATGCCCCACACTGCGAACAAAACTTCTTCTGTTCTACCGTGCTTGAGCGATCTTCTAGTGACTGACCTCTGGCGGGCTGATCTACTGCTGAACGACTGACCATATCGCCTGAGTGCGAACTGGTCTGCGACGAACTAGTCTGAGTGCCCATACTCATATTCCCCATCCGCATCTCACCCATACTCATGCTCATGTCCCCCATCGTCATGGTCATCGGCTGCATTGGCATCATCGGCTTCATCGCCGGGACTGACGGCGGCTCCGCTGGCTCCATTGGCAGCGGCTCTAGCTGGCTAACTTGCTGCGCAATGCCCGCACCACTCGCCCCGGCACTCACCTGCATCTGACTCCCTTGAATCGACAGATAGAAAGGCTGATCTGCAAAGATGGTTGCCACATAACCACCCCCCAACCGATAAAGCTGTGGCAAAGCTTTCCACAGTCCAGTCGCAACCCCCTGACTGCTCTGCTGCTGCTGGCCCTCGCTGCCAATATAAATCGTCACGCTTGTCAGCAAGCCTTGGTTACTCAAATAGAGTCTTTGAGAATCGCCCAGATCGTAGCAATAGGATGCAGCAGTAGCCATGGGATATTCGATAGTGGGTAGTTGGGTGAAAGCTTTCTTTGGTCTATAAAGATTGTTTTCTATTTATCAAAAGCAAGAGAATTAGAACGGTACAGCAGAATAAACAATAAGAAATTTCAGCCATAGTGACAGCCGCGTGTCTAAGCTAAAGCATGAGCAAGCTAGAGGCTGAACTTTTCTATCTTCGTACTAAAAGGCACTGGCGATCATTAAATACCATGACTTTTACCAATCATCCAGCCGCGCCGGAAGTACTTGGCCAGGCTAGATTCTTTGAGGGTAAGGCAGATGGGACGACCGTGAGGACAGGTGCGGGGTTTTTGAGTGCGCTGCCACTGGTTAAGGAGGGTTTGCATTTCAGCAATTGTCAGTGAGGTGCCATTACGGATGGCTGTGCGACAAGCAGTGGCCACTAGTGCAGCTTCTAAATTTGCGCCTAGACTTAGCTCTATTAAAGCCTCAGTGCGATCGCCTCGGTCATACAGCGGTTCAGGAATCGTGCGGATAGCCCATAGATTTTCACCGAAAGGCGCGATCACAATCCCCAACTCATCTAGCTGTTCGACCTGTCTTTCACTTAGGTCGCTAAGTACAATCGGTGAGGCTAATGGCACTAGCTGCCACCGCTGCTGCAACTGCTCAAACAGTACCCGCTCGTGAGCGATATGCTGCTCAATTAAGCAGACACCGCCTGCGTGCTCAGCGAGAATGTAGGTGTCTTTGACCTGAGCGATCGCAATGAGATCTCCCGGCAAACTCCCTGGCAGGGTATCTGAAAGCGACTGGGGGGGTACGTGTTGATTAGCAACTAACCCTTCAGTATCTGAGCTATCTGACTGTATTTGTCTAGAAACGGCATACTCCCCTTCAGCCTCAGCCGCCTTAATTAGAGCAGCTCCCCGATACGTTTGTGCGCTCTCGCTTAGATCATCTATCCTTAAGAGTTTTTCAAGGGCGCCAGTAACCTGCTCACATAGCTTGCTTAATCCCTGTACATAGATCTCTGATTTAGCGGGGTGCCGATTCCAATCTAGCTGAGCAGGCGGCAGCGTGAGATGCAGAAAACAAATCGGATAGCGATCGCGAGGAATGGTGCGTCGAAACCCAGCAATCAGCGTCTGCATGAGTTCATCGACGGCCACGGAGCGACCGTTGATAGCAACTCGAACCCAGTCGGGCCTGCGTCGGTGGCAGCGGTCTGGCAATCCAATTGCCAAGTACAGCCCATCTGCCTGGTATTCGTTTATATCGG
It includes:
- a CDS encoding zinc ribbon domain-containing protein — encoded protein: MATAASYCYDLGDSQRLYLSNQGLLTSVTIYIGSEGQQQQSSQGVATGLWKALPQLYRLGGGYVATIFADQPFYLSIQGSQMQVSAGASGAGIAQQVSQLEPLPMEPAEPPSVPAMKPMMPMQPMTMTMGDMSMSMGEMRMGNMSMGTQTSSSQTSSHSGDMVSRSAVDQPARGQSLEDRSSTVEQKKFCSQCGASVGARDRFCAQCGSRLSETPEA
- the mutL gene encoding DNA mismatch repair endonuclease MutL — translated: MMRADVMGTLPSGQIQSLAQEVVYLMAAGEVIDSLSAVVRELVENALDAGATRITISVWPSRWQVRVADNGCGMDLANLSRAAIAHATSKISTYPDLFTTQSLGFRGEALHSIAQLSQLEICSRSHGPEASGYQVNYDNSGLPDEISDAAIAPGTVVTVRHLFENWPARRQMPTADSQLKAVVALIHQFMLCHPQVIWQLEKDGTPWFSLWPSRTAKSIIPQLLRNVYDTDINEYQADGLYLAIGLPDRCHRRRPDWVRVAINGRSVAVDELMQTLIAGFRRTIPRDRYPICFLHLTLPPAQLDWNRHPAKSEIYVQGLSKLCEQVTGALEKLLRIDDLSESAQTYRGAALIKAAEAEGEYAVSRQIQSDSSDTEGLVANQHVPPQSLSDTLPGSLPGDLIAIAQVKDTYILAEHAGGVCLIEQHIAHERVLFEQLQQRWQLVPLASPIVLSDLSERQVEQLDELGIVIAPFGENLWAIRTIPEPLYDRGDRTEALIELSLGANLEAALVATACRTAIRNGTSLTIAEMQTLLNQWQRTQKPRTCPHGRPICLTLKESSLAKYFRRGWMIGKSHGI